AAGATGTGGACCGCCTCGGCCTCGAGCGCCTGCAGGTGCGACAGCTCGTAGGTGGACGGGGATGCCAGGGGTGTCACGCGCGGCTCCTCGACGGATCGACGCACCGGTACATTTTTGTACCGACTCGGTACGCATACTGACTGTGAGCCGAGAATAGAACGCGTTCCATGCACCGGTCAACGGCCCACATCCCGACCATCGCGTCAGGGGCGGACGGGGCGGCGTCCGCCAACCTCGGCCGTCACCGCATCCGCCGCGGCCACGAGCGCCGCGCCCCGCCGGGCGATCTCCGAGCCGCTGATCGAGCCGCCGACGTCGAGCGTCAGCACCAGCGACTGGTGGCCGTCGGCGTCGTAGCACGGCGCGGCGATCAGACTCACCGGATACTCGACGTCGACCGCGGTCTCGGTGCCGAGGTAGACGCGCTCGCCGAGGCTCGAGACCATCTCGCCGATCAGCTCGCGCAGTTCGGTCGGCAGGTCCCGCCCGGCGACGCCCGCCATGAGCGAGAAGAGTTTGCGACCGACCGGGGTGAGCCGCTCGACGAGGTATCCGGTGCGCCGACAGTCGTCGACGACGCGCTGCAGCAGGCCGCGATCGAGCACCACCGGTAGCGCCGGCTCCCGCCGCAGCCACGCCTCGAGGGCGTCGTCGCCACCCCAGATCACGTACATCAGGCCCACAGGCGGCGCGAACGGGTACGCCTGTCCCGCCCGGGCCGCGGTCCGCCCGAGCGTCATCCCCGGCGGGGCGACGGTCTCGAGGATCATCACCCGATCACCCACCACCGCGGACGCCGTGCACACCGCGCCGAACTCGGCGGCGATCTTGTCGAGTTGGGCGCGGGCGATCGGCCCGACGGCGAAGCCGCGCTGAGCGGCGCGACCCGCGGCAATGAGCGCCGGTCCCAGGCCGTAGGTCTTCGAGACCGGGTCGCGGGTGAGATATCCGCCCGAGACGAGTTCCGAGAGGATGCCGAGACAGGTCGGCTTGCTGATCGACAGCGCTCTGGCCAGCTCGGACAGGCCGAAGCGGTGCTCGTCGCGGGCGACGAGGAAGTCGAGCACCTGGACCACCCGCTCGGTG
This genomic stretch from Prescottella soli harbors:
- a CDS encoding IclR family transcriptional regulator → MISGVAESSEPSGRRSPPTERVVQVLDFLVARDEHRFGLSELARALSISKPTCLGILSELVSGGYLTRDPVSKTYGLGPALIAAGRAAQRGFAVGPIARAQLDKIAAEFGAVCTASAVVGDRVMILETVAPPGMTLGRTAARAGQAYPFAPPVGLMYVIWGGDDALEAWLRREPALPVVLDRGLLQRVVDDCRRTGYLVERLTPVGRKLFSLMAGVAGRDLPTELRELIGEMVSSLGERVYLGTETAVDVEYPVSLIAAPCYDADGHQSLVLTLDVGGSISGSEIARRGAALVAAADAVTAEVGGRRPVRP